Proteins encoded by one window of Arachis hypogaea cultivar Tifrunner chromosome 1, arahy.Tifrunner.gnm2.J5K5, whole genome shotgun sequence:
- the LOC112793552 gene encoding uncharacterized protein: protein MKPKQHISAGIEKQSEQAKKNYQIHLTATIDCIRFLLRQGLAFRGNDETDDSINQRNFLELLNFLAQHNEEIDRAFKNAHGNLKLRAPSIQKDIVRAAASETTKAIVNDLGDELFAVLVDEACDISIKEQMSVCLRYVNKEGQVREHFLGLVHVSNTNALSLKLSLESLLETYNLSLSRVRGQGYDGAISSCNGCKKQVEIALLFNLLTNLCNVVGASCKRRDMLHDSQMTKTIEALQSGKFSSGRGLNQEIALKRAGDTRWGSHYGTILRLISLFPSVVNVLEYVEEDENNLEQRV from the exons ACTTGACAGCCACAATTGATTGTATTAGATTTCTTTTGCGACAAGGATTGGCCTTTCGTGGTAATGATGAGACAGATGATTCTATTAATCAAAGAAATTTTTTGGAACTTCTAAACTTTCTTGCACAACATAATGAAGAGATTGATCGTGCTTTTAAAAATGCTCATGGGAATCTTAAACTAAGAGCTCCCTCAATTCAAAAAGATATTGTAAGAGCGGCTGCAAGTGAAACGACAAAAGCTATTGTAAATGATCTTGGGGATGAATTGTTTGCTGTTTTGGTTGATGAAGCTTGCGATATTTCTATTAAGGAGCAAATGTCTGTTTGTTTAAGGTATGTGAATAAAGAAGGGCAAGTTAGGGAGCATTTTCTTGGTCTTGTTCATGTTTCTAATACTAATGCTTTATCTCTAAAATTATCATTGGAGTCATTATTAGAAACATATAATTTAAGTTTATCAAGAGTACGTGGCCAAGGATATGATGGTGCAA TTAGCTCTTGTAACGGTTGCAAAAAACAAGTTGAAATTGCTTTgctttttaatttgttaactaatttgtGCAATGTTGTTGGAGCTTCGTGTAAACGAAGAGATATGCTTCATGATAGTCAAATGACTAAGACAATTGAAGCATTACAAAGTGGAAAATTTTCTAGTGGACGTGGGTTGAATCAAGAAATAGCTTTGAAAAGAGCTGGAGATACTAGATGGGGTTCACACTATGGAACTATACTTcgattaatttctttgtttccttccGTGGTCAATGTTCTTGAATATGTTGAGGAAGATGAAAATAATTTAGAACAAAGAGTTTAA